A region of uncultured Anaeromusa sp. DNA encodes the following proteins:
- a CDS encoding DUF2225 domain-containing protein, whose amino-acid sequence MSEYTYVSQKQCPICQAQFEATQVKSRVPMRVQDTDFCTHFKDFNPYFYSIWVCNHCGYAGADSWFCEPGPAAVEKIRAFLAGRDVHLDLGGERTFEKAVNAYKMAIFYAELVKAPASRLGGLLLKLAWVYRLEGKVEEEREVLEKAVAAYEEALSKERMPIGNMTEVTLTYLVGELLRRIGNYQRAKLYFNQVISNPLARGERNVFKMTRDAWNEIREEEKRQKEEEEAQKTEKNMA is encoded by the coding sequence ATGTCAGAGTATACGTATGTGTCGCAGAAACAGTGCCCTATTTGTCAGGCTCAGTTCGAAGCTACTCAGGTGAAAAGCCGGGTACCCATGCGTGTGCAAGATACGGATTTCTGCACACATTTTAAAGATTTTAATCCTTATTTTTATAGTATTTGGGTGTGCAATCATTGCGGCTATGCCGGTGCAGACAGTTGGTTCTGCGAACCGGGGCCGGCAGCAGTAGAAAAAATTCGAGCGTTCTTAGCTGGCAGAGATGTGCATCTGGACTTGGGTGGGGAGCGGACCTTTGAAAAAGCGGTCAATGCTTATAAGATGGCGATTTTTTATGCGGAGCTTGTGAAGGCTCCGGCAAGCCGGCTTGGCGGATTACTGCTCAAATTGGCCTGGGTCTATCGTCTGGAAGGCAAAGTGGAGGAAGAACGCGAAGTATTGGAAAAAGCGGTAGCGGCTTATGAGGAAGCATTGTCGAAGGAACGGATGCCTATTGGCAATATGACGGAAGTGACGCTAACGTATCTGGTAGGCGAGCTGCTACGCCGTATTGGCAATTACCAGCGGGCTAAGCTGTATTTTAATCAAGTGATTTCTAATCCCCTGGCCCGGGGCGAGCGCAATGTCTTCAAAATGACACGTGATGCTTGGAATGAGATCCGTGAGGAAGAAAAACGGCAGAAAGAAGAAGAAGAAGCTCAAAAAACAGAGAAAAACATGGCTTGA